cacactgctgacatccgAAGCGCTTCTCCCCTGTGTGCGTGCGGAGGTGCCGCTGTAGCTCATCAGAGCGGGTGAAGCTTTTCCCACAGAAGAGCCAGTTACAGATGAAGGGCCTCTCTCCGGCGTGCCAGCGCAGATGTGCCTTCAGGTGAGAGGTCTTCTTGTACACTTTGCCACACTCCGGGATGTGACAGATGTGAAGTCTCTTCTTCCCAAACTCTAACCCTCCGCCGTTCGCCTGGCAGTTGGGACATTTGCAGCGTCGGCAGCGGCGTGTGGAGCTCAGCAGACCCTTGGAGGTGCCCTGAAGAAGAGCAGCTATTTGTGGCTGGTGACCCAAGACCAGTTGTCTGCCCAGTGAGAAGGGGTGATTGGCAGGGGTTGTGTTAGTCTGGGGGAGGCTCCACCACTGCTGCCCTTCCTCTACATGGCCTCCAGACAGGTGATGCCTGGCCGAGGAGTTCTGGAGAAAGCTGGGGAAGCTTTGTCCCACACTGTTATGCTGAGGATAATAGGGACTGCTGGCCTGCGGCTGTGAGGATAACATTTTAACAGGAGACAATTCGAAGGAGTAGGACGATGCGGGCTCAGCCGGAGGGGTCAGAGGCAGCtcgtggtggtgatggtgggggtggtgatgatgatggtgatggtgatggctcAGGCCAGACTGCATGTGTCCAGGGAACTGCACCTTGGGCACCGTGAAGGTCATCTGGTGCGTGCTGAGGGCCGTGTTGGGCGCCATGTCGTTGCTCCAGAGCTGAAACATTCCAGACGTGGAGCTGACCGTGCTTTCGTAGGGGAACTGGGAGCCTTCTGAGCCCATGCTGCCCCCCACCTGCCAGGCCTGGCTGCAGGTGGTGGCCAGGAAGGAGAGTGCGTTGGGGGTTCCCTCTGGAGACGAGCTGGGCGTCCTGTCCTGTGTGCCGAGCAAAAACATACatcagtacaaaaaaaaaaagttatcaaacttagttagttagttaatatttatttcggtcaatcacaagcagaaaaatcaacaaacaagataacaaacattcacaggtttttccctggtcaacattgtgattattctggttgaagcataaagcttatcttgcccaccttaaCTCGTCTGATATAATACATTTCCACCAATTGTTGCCCATTTTTcgaacaaataaaacaatttaataataatttttccCACTCTAACAAGTTAAATACAGGCTATCAGCTACCACAGTAAGAAATAGTGGAGAGGCACCGGAACTAATGTTTTGccttaaaaacacacaaacaaactaacaaaaaaagacTCATTATAGGACCAAcctgtaaaaacgtgtgcaaaaaGTTGTCAGTCCTTTGTATTGTCAGCGCAGCCATCTGTCCGTGCGCTCCTTCTCCCGcacctgcaacacacacacactgcacccAGAGCCGACACGCACCGTGGACTACAGCTGGCGGCACACACAGACGAGATGCTCACATTCGGATCTTGCAGGACTCCGAGAGTGAATTTGGAAAAATCCCCTGCTCAGCTGAAAAGTCCTGCCGTCCCAGCAGGTGAATATTCACTAACAGTCCAAAGCAGCCCGTCTGGAGTTGGTGGCAGAGAGGCGCGCACCAAATGCGTGCGATCATCTCAGAGGCGCCTGAGCTGCAGCTTCTCTTTATAGAGAGAAAACATCCTCTCAACGGGGTCTCCAGTATGATGCAGGCGAGCCCGTCAGGAGACGAGAGGGGGGcgagcaggagcaggaggggGGTTCGTTAGGTGAAGGGGTGGGCTACTCATAATTTCACTCAATTTCAACCAAATGCTGACCCCAAGAACCGACTCCTCCTCCAATTGTttagaaggggaaaaaaaagacttaagGTTTCATGAGAATTCTCATTTGTCTACATTTCAGAACATCATTCAGCATCTGCTTGAACGTCACTGGGCATGTTTTGGAGTCACCAAGTTCTTCAGTGGAGGAGAAATCCGCACAGCTATTATCATGCGtgattaaaaataacatttttttgtttcagcaAATTTCCACGCTTTCATTTAGGAGCACATTTTGCTCAAGAACAAAATGCTTAGTCTGTTAAAAGATCTAAGATTCGTAGAGCCACCTCTGTGAAAATATTCCTCTCTCTGGGAGTGTTTGCATACTGTTTCAACTCCTTTGTGGGGAGTTCAAgtaaagagagaaaataaaggattttttattttatttttggaagGTATCAGTGATGCATTGTTTAATGAAAAGGTAAACTATTCAgccaacacacaaaaaaaaactacaaacaaacaaaaaatcacCATAGATCAACAAAAATGatccttttttttatctcttaatGAAAACATTATCTCTTACTTTTTATCGACAATTAGTGAGTGCATAAATACAGGGCCAGTAACTTGATTAGTTTCTCCAGAAAACCTTTCATGTGCACAGCGATCTCAGCAGCTGGTTTTGGCAGCGTGAGGCTCACACACTCTCTGGAAAGTCACAGAATTCCCCTTCACAAAGTTAATTGATAAAATTCAATCAAAGATTCCTCAGTTCTCACCAGTAGGTGATATGTCAAACAGGCCGCCCTGTGTGACATTCTCACATTTCAGGGTTCAAGTAGAGGCCGCTTCAGATCTGCTCCATTAAATGCAGATTGAGGCTTAATCTCATTCTGTAAGTCTGTTCACCATTACAATGTTAAGAGTTTAAATCCAGGCTGGGAACCTGTTTCTCATGTAAATTCCTGGTTCCCTCGCTTATCTGCTCCTCACTGTTTTCCACGCTGTGATCCTTAAATAAACACACCCGAGGAGAAGCCACCTGAAATTTAGAATTAACCTAACAGAAGAAATATGTGCTTTAAAGTTAAATTTAGACACATAATGTGAAGTTTCTTGTTGCACGTATGCTGCCCCTAAGTGAGGAGTTTCATATTAATATAAAATGATGTAGTAATGTTGTAGCATCATTTGTTTGGGGTGTTTTCTAAAGTTAAAGTGAACAAACAGAATGTACATTGATTGTGTTTGTGCTTCACGACCTCACCGTGAAACACAAGTCTCCAGACACAATGACGTGCGCTCTTCAGCTGCAGCCTGTGAATAAAACATTGTGCTTATTTCAGGTGGTGGCTAAATCTGtcgcttatttatttatttatttattcatttaatcatttacatttatttctgttgtCCACAATTGTTTACTGCATGTTCAagtagatttctttttttttttacatgaaatTTAAGCTATATTTTCAGTAAACAGGGCAGAGATCTGCAAATTTAGTGTTATTTCCCCCCTCATGCAAGTCAATATTTATTTCATGTGTTCAGGAAAACAATGAGGATTAAAAGCTCCAAAAATGAACTGATTCCAAAGTAAAGTGAACGTTTTGTGGATGAAAGCAAACAGTAGTAAAGGAAATGATGGAGGAGGACATGAAAACGGGAGTGTATCTTGGAGGCAGAGGTGCACCGTGTCTGTGGTTTATTACGGAGCAGAAGTTGTTAATTACCCTGATTCTTATTTCCTGTCCCCTCTCCCCCACGCCACCCCACCCCCACTGTACTGCCTCCCAGATGAGTGTCTTTGAAGTGCAAAGTACTCTCTCCTCACTTTGAACTGTGAAAACAATGCTCATGTGGTGGTTCTTACCTTCCCCATGTTACCTCATTTAAATAGACCTGGATAAGGCTTCCACAGTATTCAAGGGAAAACTAATTTCCAGAGAAAGAGGTCCCTGTGTTCATTAAACAGCTGGTGAGACTGCCGGTAATCAGGCCCGCTCCGTCATGCGCCGCGCGTTGCCCTGACTGGGTGGCTACCAGCAACTTCAAAACTGACACAGGCTCAATTCCCAACAAGATGATGCAGATGTTCTCATGCACCTATTTCTAGACGGGAAATGCgtccaagaaaaataaaacaacagatTTTACAACTCTACAGGGCATTTTGTAATTAAGGTTCTAAAATTTCCCCAATCTTGGAATAGTTTTTGGCCCTTCTGCTCAATGGATATAGAGCACAAGTACTTCCTCTTAAAGGCTTGGTATACAATATGCaagcttttttctctttcttttaatCATGCCTAGGGGGCAGTTTAAAAGCCTCAGATGACTAAATTGTCCCAGCTGTCTTGACCATCTGCACTTAGAAAGGACCGCCACAGCGGAGAGCAGCCTTTGTACTGGTGGCCATGTCAAATAGCTGGTTTTACAGCACTGCGCTGGTTCAATGGGCCCCGTGTGACAAATGTGGCCTAATGGATGAGACAGACAAGCAGCATGCAGAAGCCTGCTGCTTACTGTAAACCTAAAGCTTTCACCATTCAACAACTCCAGACTGGACAAGATGGGGGCATCATTACGCTGATTGTCTGTTACTGGGGGATGAAGACCGACACCAACAGATGGACTTTACGGAGCAACCGCTAGATGTCTCATTCAGGAG
This is a stretch of genomic DNA from Cololabis saira isolate AMF1-May2022 chromosome 12, fColSai1.1, whole genome shotgun sequence. It encodes these proteins:
- the sp5l gene encoding sp5 transcription factor-like; its protein translation is MAALTIQRTDNFLHTFLQDRTPSSSPEGTPNALSFLATTCSQAWQVGGSMGSEGSQFPYESTVSSTSGMFQLWSNDMAPNTALSTHQMTFTVPKVQFPGHMQSGLSHHHHHHHHHPHHHHHELPLTPPAEPASSYSFELSPVKMLSSQPQASSPYYPQHNSVGQSFPSFLQNSSARHHLSGGHVEEGQQWWSLPQTNTTPANHPFSLGRQLVLGHQPQIAALLQGTSKGLLSSTRRCRRCKCPNCQANGGGLEFGKKRLHICHIPECGKVYKKTSHLKAHLRWHAGERPFICNWLFCGKSFTRSDELQRHLRTHTGEKRFGCQQCGKRFMRSDHLSKHVKTHQTRKSRSGQPSQNTDPLLANIKRE